From a region of the Actinomadura luzonensis genome:
- a CDS encoding DUF4037 domain-containing protein yields MISEDAAFVPGRLLAEQFYVAVVRPILAKGFPHLSHAAALLGRGSDVLGHDTPRSMDHDWGPRLQLFLQATDQGHRRAVHEYLADHLPNSFRGFPTNFAARTSVTRKLRHTTGPIDHGVEVLSLDEWLRESLGFDPRHAVDLIDWLATPTQRLAEFTTGRVFHDGLGDLTAARQALLWYPTDVWRYVLACQWTRIAREEAFGARCAEAGDDLGAALITGRLVRELMRLQLLMRRRYPPYSKWLGSAVRESPVDEVALSAWTSAMAGRSWEEKEEQLNKAYRQAAEVHNSLGLTPPLDPEPRPFNDRPYAILVAGRFADALVAGIDDVRIRRLPPLGAIDQFTDCRDVNTDLATARRITRAALEL; encoded by the coding sequence TTGATCAGCGAAGACGCCGCGTTCGTCCCCGGCCGGCTGCTCGCCGAGCAATTCTATGTGGCGGTCGTCCGCCCGATTCTCGCCAAGGGATTTCCCCATCTGTCGCACGCGGCCGCGCTGCTCGGCCGCGGCTCGGACGTGCTCGGCCACGACACGCCACGCTCGATGGATCACGACTGGGGGCCACGGCTTCAGCTCTTCCTTCAGGCCACGGACCAGGGGCACAGGAGAGCCGTCCATGAGTATTTGGCCGACCATCTGCCGAACAGCTTCCGCGGCTTTCCGACGAACTTCGCGGCACGCACCTCGGTCACGCGAAAATTGCGACACACGACCGGGCCGATCGACCATGGCGTAGAAGTGCTGAGCCTGGATGAATGGCTGCGGGAAAGTCTGGGGTTCGATCCCCGGCATGCAGTGGATCTCATCGACTGGCTGGCCACACCGACCCAGCGCCTGGCCGAATTCACCACCGGCAGAGTGTTCCACGACGGGCTCGGCGATCTCACAGCAGCCCGTCAGGCGCTCCTTTGGTATCCCACCGACGTGTGGCGTTACGTGCTGGCCTGCCAATGGACGCGGATCGCCCGGGAGGAGGCCTTCGGCGCCCGGTGCGCGGAGGCGGGCGACGACTTGGGGGCGGCGCTGATCACGGGACGCCTCGTCCGGGAGCTGATGCGCCTCCAGCTGCTGATGCGGCGGCGCTACCCCCCTTACAGCAAATGGCTGGGCAGCGCGGTGCGGGAGTCGCCGGTCGACGAGGTCGCTCTGTCGGCCTGGACGTCCGCCATGGCGGGCCGCTCCTGGGAAGAGAAGGAGGAGCAGCTCAACAAGGCGTACCGGCAGGCGGCCGAGGTGCACAATTCGCTGGGCCTCACGCCGCCGCTGGACCCCGAACCGCGCCCGTTCAACGATCGGCCGTATGCGATCCTCGTGGCCGGGCGGTTCGCCGACGCGCTCGTCGCCGGCATCGACGACGTCCGGATCCGCCGGCTGCCGCCGCTGGGCGCCATTGACCAGTTCACCGATTGCCGGGACGTCAACACCGACCTCGCCACCGCCCGTCGCATCACGCGCGCGGCATTGGAACTGTAA
- the mshC gene encoding cysteine--1-D-myo-inosityl 2-amino-2-deoxy-alpha-D-glucopyranoside ligase: protein MHAWPAPDLPRLPGRGPRLKLYDTASGTVRRTRQDQVARMYVCGVTPYDSTHLGHAATYLTFDLIARVLQDGGREVDYVQNVTDVDDPLLERAAATNEDWRALADREIERFRTDMTWLRAIPPRRFVGAVEAIAEIAAVVEKLRDDGCVYELGDDLYYSVDADPEFGRISGYDEETMLACARERGGDPDRQGKRNPLDPLLWRAERPGEPAWASRVGRGRPGWHIECTTIALNSLGPDFDIQGGGKDLVFPHHECSASHARRVSGLTRFAEHYVHPGSIGLEGVKMSKSLGNLVFVHRLRTEGADGAAIRVALFAHHYRADRDWRHDSLDQAQATVTRWRQALGLRAGPPAAPLLAEVRDRLSDDLDTPAVLRAVNRWTDEALDEGGEDRDAPHLVRKTLDALLGLA, encoded by the coding sequence GTGCACGCCTGGCCCGCCCCTGACCTTCCTCGGCTGCCTGGCCGAGGACCGCGGCTGAAGCTCTACGACACCGCCTCCGGCACCGTCCGGCGGACGCGGCAGGACCAGGTGGCCCGCATGTACGTGTGCGGGGTGACCCCCTACGACTCCACCCACCTGGGCCACGCGGCCACGTACCTGACGTTCGACCTGATCGCCAGAGTGCTTCAGGACGGCGGCCGCGAGGTGGACTACGTGCAGAACGTCACCGACGTGGACGACCCGCTCCTCGAACGCGCCGCGGCGACGAACGAGGACTGGCGCGCGCTGGCCGATCGGGAGATCGAGCGATTCCGGACCGACATGACGTGGTTACGGGCGATCCCGCCACGGCGCTTCGTCGGCGCGGTGGAGGCCATCGCCGAGATCGCGGCCGTCGTCGAGAAGCTACGCGATGACGGATGCGTGTACGAGCTCGGCGACGACCTGTACTACTCCGTCGACGCCGATCCGGAGTTCGGCCGGATCAGCGGCTACGACGAAGAGACGATGCTGGCCTGCGCCAGAGAGCGCGGGGGCGACCCCGATCGCCAGGGCAAGCGCAATCCGCTCGACCCGCTGCTCTGGCGGGCCGAGCGGCCGGGTGAGCCCGCGTGGGCGAGCCGCGTCGGGCGCGGACGCCCGGGCTGGCACATCGAGTGCACCACAATCGCATTGAACTCCCTAGGCCCCGACTTCGACATCCAGGGAGGCGGCAAGGACCTGGTCTTCCCGCATCACGAGTGCTCCGCCTCGCACGCCCGCCGGGTGAGCGGGCTGACGCGATTCGCCGAGCACTACGTGCATCCGGGCTCTATCGGGCTTGAGGGCGTCAAGATGAGCAAATCGCTGGGCAATCTTGTCTTCGTCCATCGGCTTCGCACCGAAGGAGCCGATGGCGCCGCGATCCGAGTCGCCCTGTTCGCCCACCATTATCGCGCGGACCGCGATTGGCGCCATGACAGCCTGGATCAGGCGCAGGCGACCGTGACCCGTTGGCGCCAGGCGCTCGGCCTGCGCGCGGGCCCGCCGGCCGCGCCGCTGCTTGCCGAGGTCCGCGATCGGTTGAGCGACGACCTGGACACCCCTGCCGTGTTGCGGGCCGTGAACCGCTGGACCGACGAGGCGTTGGACGAGGGCGGCGAAGATCGCGATGCTCCCCACCTCGTCAGGAAGACCCTGGACGCGCTGCTCGGCCTCGCCTGA
- a CDS encoding O-acetylhomoserine aminocarboxypropyltransferase/cysteine synthase family protein produces the protein MPVPPKTSKPAFETRQIHVGAEPDPGTGARQVPLFQGNAFMFGSYDRAARLFALDELGPIYTRMGNPTVDVFERRIADLEGGVAAVAMASGQAAETLAIMNLAVAGDHVVSSPCLYGGSYNNLNRTLRDFGINVTFVEDPDDLDQWKAAIRPETKLLFAESIGNPKNNILDISAVAEIAHAHDVPLVVDNTAATPYLIRPLEHGADIVVHSASKFLGGHGVVIGGVVVDGGTFDFAAAGDRFPGLTEIDPSYRLSYWHKFGPGAYAVRMRAHLLRDLGPSMAPFTAWLILQGMETLSLRMERHVHNAQRVAEWLERHPGVERVNYPGLPSSPWHEAAKRYAPLGAGAVFCFVIHGGLEAGRRLVDATSIFSHAANIGDLRSLILHPATTTHSQLTEEERLRADVPPGLVRLSIGLENADDLIADLDEAFASLER, from the coding sequence GTGCCTGTTCCCCCCAAAACCAGCAAGCCGGCCTTCGAGACGCGGCAGATCCATGTGGGCGCCGAACCCGACCCGGGAACCGGCGCCAGGCAGGTGCCGTTGTTCCAGGGCAACGCCTTCATGTTCGGCAGCTACGACCGGGCGGCGCGGCTCTTCGCGCTCGACGAACTCGGCCCGATCTACACGAGGATGGGCAATCCCACGGTCGACGTGTTCGAACGGCGGATCGCCGACCTGGAGGGTGGCGTCGCGGCCGTCGCGATGGCCAGCGGTCAGGCGGCCGAGACACTCGCGATCATGAACCTCGCGGTGGCCGGCGACCACGTCGTCTCCTCTCCCTGCCTGTACGGCGGAAGCTACAACAACCTGAACAGGACGCTGCGGGACTTCGGGATCAACGTGACGTTCGTCGAGGATCCCGATGACCTGGACCAGTGGAAGGCGGCCATCCGTCCCGAGACCAAGCTGTTGTTCGCGGAGTCGATCGGCAATCCCAAGAACAACATCCTCGACATCAGCGCCGTCGCCGAGATCGCGCACGCTCATGACGTTCCGCTCGTCGTGGACAACACCGCCGCCACACCCTACTTGATCCGGCCGTTGGAGCATGGGGCGGACATCGTGGTGCATTCCGCCTCGAAGTTCCTAGGCGGCCACGGCGTGGTCATCGGCGGCGTCGTGGTGGACGGCGGGACCTTCGACTTCGCGGCCGCCGGCGACCGTTTTCCTGGCCTCACCGAGATCGATCCGAGTTATCGGCTGAGCTATTGGCACAAGTTCGGACCCGGCGCCTACGCCGTACGCATGCGGGCGCATCTGCTACGCGATCTCGGGCCGTCCATGGCGCCGTTCACTGCGTGGCTCATTCTGCAGGGCATGGAGACGCTGAGCCTGCGCATGGAGCGGCACGTCCACAACGCGCAGCGTGTGGCCGAGTGGCTCGAGCGCCATCCGGGCGTGGAGCGCGTGAACTACCCTGGCCTGCCCTCCAGCCCATGGCACGAGGCGGCCAAGAGATACGCGCCGCTGGGCGCGGGCGCCGTGTTCTGCTTCGTGATCCACGGCGGTCTTGAGGCGGGACGGAGGTTAGTCGACGCGACGTCGATCTTCAGTCACGCCGCCAACATCGGTGACCTGCGCAGCCTCATCCTGCATCCCGCGACCACCACGCATTCGCAGCTCACCGAGGAGGAACGGCTCAGGGCCGACGTGCCACCCGGCCTGGTACGGCTGTCGATCGGGCTGGAGAACGCCGACGACCTCATCGCAGACCTGGACGAGGCGTTCGCCTCCCTGGAGCGATGA
- a CDS encoding type II glyceraldehyde-3-phosphate dehydrogenase yields the protein MIGVGIVGMGIIGKRVAHVLSADPDLTLAGVVIRNASGPVLARPDLPYYAADLERLHALTAGGVEVRGLQTDLLARCDVIMDCGPSRTGAGRSEHYRAAGVRSLFCGGERSVELGPLVHPALNFDAAVGASSCRLTSCNTTALGRFVSALGATAIDELDGVVLRCCTDTDKAAKGIVNGAVVGANRSHHADDLRAILPYLTATSTAVTLPMTAGHLIQVRIRSSALPAEIVERLAANPRIAVLAPGRPLDTARLKQSAFTAGRPWGNRYELVVRPSEDDPSVFWLSLDNEAITVPEALDVLRAMTLGSSGETAVRTTDESLGLSAKAAAEALLC from the coding sequence ATGATCGGCGTGGGCATCGTGGGCATGGGGATCATCGGCAAGCGGGTGGCACACGTCCTCAGCGCTGATCCGGATCTGACTCTGGCCGGGGTCGTCATCCGCAACGCGTCCGGACCGGTGCTCGCCCGGCCCGACCTTCCGTACTACGCGGCCGACCTCGAACGGCTCCACGCGCTTACGGCCGGCGGCGTCGAGGTCCGAGGACTCCAGACGGACCTGCTCGCCCGATGCGACGTGATCATGGACTGCGGTCCGTCTCGTACCGGAGCGGGCAGAAGTGAGCATTACCGGGCGGCCGGGGTGCGGTCGTTGTTCTGCGGCGGCGAACGGTCGGTGGAGCTAGGTCCGCTCGTGCATCCCGCGCTGAACTTCGACGCGGCCGTGGGGGCTTCGAGTTGCCGGCTGACGAGCTGCAACACGACCGCGCTCGGTCGCTTCGTCTCGGCGCTCGGCGCCACCGCGATCGACGAACTGGACGGGGTCGTGCTCCGATGCTGCACCGATACCGACAAGGCCGCCAAGGGGATCGTCAACGGCGCGGTGGTCGGGGCGAATCGCTCGCATCACGCCGACGACCTGCGCGCCATCCTGCCGTACCTGACCGCCACATCGACGGCGGTCACCCTGCCGATGACCGCGGGACATCTGATCCAGGTGCGGATTCGGTCGTCCGCGCTCCCCGCCGAGATCGTCGAGCGGCTGGCCGCCAACCCGCGCATCGCGGTCTTGGCACCCGGCCGGCCGTTGGACACGGCCCGGTTGAAGCAATCGGCGTTCACCGCCGGCAGACCTTGGGGCAACCGGTACGAGCTGGTCGTACGGCCTTCGGAGGACGATCCGTCCGTCTTCTGGCTCTCGCTCGACAACGAGGCGATCACCGTGCCAGAAGCCCTGGACGTGCTCCGGGCGATGACGCTCGGCTCCTCCGGGGAGACCGCCGTGCGGACCACGGACGAGTCCCTGGGACTGTCGGCGAAGGCGGCCGCCGAGGCCCTCCTCTGCTGA
- the pgi gene encoding glucose-6-phosphate isomerase, which produces MALRDITALPAWESLRAQHADLTGRHLRELFAADPGRAERMSLTAGDLYLDYSKHWVTAETVECLVRLAEEAGLRKRIDAMFNGDRVNLTEDRPALHVALRLPAGAELVVDGQDVVGDVHAVLRRMGDFTGRVRTKQWRGATGEPVATVVNIGIGGSDLGPAMAYEALRDYADAGIDVQFVSNVDPADLRNALAGLDPAATLFVISSKSFDTLETVANATAARKWLTNALGEAAVSRHFVAASTNVAKAERFGIDPANVFGIWSWAGGRLSFCGSVGLSLMTAIGAERFHELLNGFHTIDEHFRTAPFRQNMPVLMGLLGIWYTNFFDAQTRAILPYSRRLHRLPAYLQQLMMESNGKSVRGDGTPVRLNTGEVFWGEPGTNGQHAFFQLLHQGTRTIPADFIGFAEPYADLGNMHDLLFANMLAQVWTLAFGKSAEENSEEGVPAALVPHKVVPGNRPLSVILAPRLTPSTLGQLVALYEHVMFVQGALWDIDSFDQWGVELGKEKALDLLPALTSEASHAGHVDEVVRALVGVYRLLRGRASGPGEVPGVRAGSTAASCRGFGVR; this is translated from the coding sequence ATGGCGTTGCGCGATATCACCGCGCTGCCCGCGTGGGAATCGTTGCGCGCGCAGCACGCGGACCTGACCGGCCGGCATCTGCGCGAGTTGTTCGCCGCCGATCCAGGGCGGGCCGAGCGGATGAGCCTGACGGCAGGAGACCTGTACCTGGACTATTCCAAGCATTGGGTGACGGCGGAGACCGTCGAATGTCTGGTGCGGCTGGCCGAGGAGGCAGGGCTGCGGAAGCGGATCGACGCCATGTTCAACGGCGACCGTGTCAATCTCACCGAGGATCGGCCCGCGTTGCACGTGGCCCTGCGCCTTCCCGCGGGAGCCGAACTCGTCGTGGACGGCCAGGACGTGGTGGGCGACGTGCACGCCGTGCTCCGGCGGATGGGCGACTTCACCGGCCGGGTGCGGACGAAGCAGTGGCGAGGCGCGACGGGCGAACCTGTCGCGACCGTCGTCAACATCGGGATCGGCGGCTCCGACCTGGGACCCGCCATGGCCTACGAGGCTTTGCGCGATTACGCCGACGCGGGGATCGACGTCCAATTCGTGTCCAATGTCGACCCGGCAGACCTGCGTAACGCCTTGGCGGGGCTGGATCCGGCGGCCACGCTCTTCGTCATCAGTTCCAAGAGCTTCGACACGCTGGAGACCGTGGCCAACGCCACCGCCGCCAGGAAATGGCTGACGAACGCGTTGGGCGAGGCGGCGGTCTCGCGGCACTTCGTGGCCGCCTCGACGAACGTGGCGAAGGCCGAACGATTCGGCATCGACCCCGCCAACGTCTTCGGCATATGGAGCTGGGCCGGCGGACGACTCTCGTTCTGCGGCTCCGTCGGCCTCTCCTTGATGACGGCCATCGGCGCCGAGCGATTTCACGAGCTGCTGAACGGGTTCCACACGATCGACGAGCATTTCCGTACTGCGCCGTTTCGGCAGAACATGCCGGTGCTCATGGGCCTGCTCGGCATCTGGTACACGAACTTCTTCGACGCGCAGACCCGTGCGATCCTGCCGTACAGCCGGCGTCTGCACAGGTTGCCCGCATACCTGCAGCAGCTCATGATGGAGTCGAACGGCAAGTCCGTGCGGGGCGACGGCACACCGGTGAGACTGAACACGGGGGAGGTCTTCTGGGGCGAACCCGGGACCAATGGCCAGCACGCGTTCTTCCAGCTTCTGCATCAGGGCACCAGGACCATTCCCGCCGACTTCATCGGTTTCGCCGAGCCGTATGCCGACCTGGGGAACATGCACGACCTGCTCTTCGCGAACATGCTCGCGCAGGTCTGGACACTCGCCTTCGGCAAGAGCGCCGAGGAGAACAGCGAAGAGGGTGTCCCCGCCGCCCTGGTTCCGCACAAGGTCGTGCCAGGTAACCGGCCGCTTTCCGTGATTCTCGCTCCCAGGCTGACGCCGTCCACGCTTGGTCAGCTGGTGGCCTTATACGAGCACGTCATGTTCGTCCAAGGCGCGTTGTGGGACATCGACTCCTTCGACCAGTGGGGCGTCGAACTCGGCAAGGAAAAGGCACTCGACCTGTTGCCCGCGCTGACTTCAGAGGCTTCGCACGCGGGCCATGTCGACGAGGTCGTACGTGCACTCGTCGGCGTATACCGCCTCCTGAGAGGGCGAGCCAGCGGTCCTGGCGAAGTGCCGGGAGTCCGCGCTGGCAGCACAGCAGCGTCCTGTCGTGGCTTCGGGGTCAGGTGA
- a CDS encoding 3-isopropylmalate dehydratase large subunit — protein sequence MSGLTAVERILSRRVGREVRAGDLVVSPVDLVMAQDGNAPLAIRLLTEELHADTTFDADKVVLVIDHCGPSPNDGASNLQRMMRRFCEEQGARLFDIGSGISHVVLPEAGLAVPGTFVVGSDSHSVAYGALNCLGTGMGSTDIAAAMYSGKTWLRVPASYQVNLTGRLPADTAPKDLALELIRRVGVAGATYMCLEIGGPGLASLSVDARLTICSMAIEMGAKTALMPCDELVRDYLSSRSLPAGAPQWADSDASYEKTIDIDLSEVGPLVALPHDLTRIVPVDSLNLPVQQAFVGTCTNSRLEDLRAAAGILRQRRIHPRVRMIVTPGSREVYLEALREGVIETFVQAGAVVTPPGCGPCVGTHMGIPADDETVISTANRNFRGRMGNRNASIVLGSPETVAASAVLGRVASAGSLS from the coding sequence ATGTCTGGCCTTACCGCAGTCGAGAGAATACTGAGCCGTCGGGTCGGCCGGGAGGTGAGAGCCGGCGACCTGGTCGTGTCCCCGGTCGACCTGGTGATGGCCCAGGACGGCAACGCCCCGTTGGCCATTCGGCTGCTGACCGAGGAGTTGCACGCGGACACCACGTTCGACGCCGACAAAGTGGTGCTCGTCATCGACCATTGCGGCCCCAGCCCTAATGACGGCGCCTCGAATCTTCAGCGCATGATGCGGCGATTCTGCGAAGAACAGGGCGCCCGCCTCTTCGACATCGGCTCGGGCATCTCGCACGTGGTGCTCCCCGAGGCGGGATTGGCCGTGCCAGGGACGTTCGTGGTCGGCTCGGACAGCCACTCCGTCGCGTACGGTGCGCTCAACTGCCTCGGCACCGGGATGGGTTCGACCGACATCGCCGCCGCCATGTATTCCGGAAAGACCTGGCTCAGGGTGCCGGCGAGCTACCAGGTGAATCTGACCGGCCGATTGCCCGCGGACACGGCGCCCAAGGACCTGGCACTCGAACTCATTCGCAGGGTCGGTGTGGCTGGCGCCACCTACATGTGCCTCGAAATCGGCGGCCCGGGATTGGCGAGTCTCAGCGTCGACGCGCGCCTGACCATTTGCAGCATGGCCATCGAAATGGGCGCGAAAACCGCGCTGATGCCTTGCGACGAACTGGTCCGAGATTACCTGTCGAGCCGTTCTCTCCCGGCCGGTGCGCCGCAGTGGGCCGATTCGGACGCGTCCTATGAGAAGACCATCGACATCGACCTCTCCGAGGTAGGCCCCCTTGTGGCTCTGCCGCACGACCTCACGCGCATCGTCCCCGTAGATTCCCTGAATCTGCCCGTTCAGCAGGCATTTGTCGGCACCTGCACGAACAGCCGCCTTGAGGATCTGCGCGCGGCCGCCGGAATCCTCCGGCAGCGGCGAATTCATCCCAGGGTGCGGATGATCGTCACTCCCGGGTCGCGCGAGGTCTATCTCGAAGCGCTCCGCGAGGGCGTCATCGAGACGTTCGTCCAGGCGGGCGCGGTCGTCACTCCACCCGGTTGCGGGCCATGCGTGGGCACCCACATGGGCATCCCGGCGGACGACGAGACGGTGATCTCCACCGCCAACCGAAACTTCCGCGGGCGCATGGGCAACCGGAACGCGTCCATCGTTCTCGGCTCACCCGAGACCGTCGCCGCCTCGGCGGTCCTCGGCCGGGTCGCGAGCGCGGGGAGCCTGTCATGA
- a CDS encoding inositol monophosphatase family protein, producing MTGRQDEIRSDPSALRDVEWHLEQRMLQLIGDAFGPCEILAEEYFNRVGRIIKGEGRLSLVLDPLDGSASYLRGSATYASTVAIRLDGRPIIGVIYEPARRRLFSALAGHGAWENDRLLDRSVTTGPRVVVVKVQHLGRPSVARVVGRLESSGYVVERMESTSLKLCLLAMGSRHALVKWLAEENRVVQDWGTTAGLVVCAEAGLAPLDLDGAPWSGRGGGMMVCDVPCLRDLDLVSRHS from the coding sequence TTGACCGGCCGCCAGGATGAGATCAGGTCCGATCCGTCGGCTCTTCGAGATGTCGAGTGGCACCTCGAACAGCGAATGTTGCAGTTGATCGGTGACGCGTTCGGTCCGTGCGAGATTCTGGCGGAGGAGTACTTCAACAGGGTCGGCCGAATCATCAAGGGGGAGGGCCGGCTCAGCCTCGTCCTCGATCCGCTCGACGGATCGGCGAGCTATTTGCGGGGAAGCGCGACGTACGCCAGCACGGTGGCCATCCGGCTGGACGGACGCCCGATCATCGGCGTGATCTACGAACCGGCGCGGCGCAGACTGTTCTCCGCCCTGGCCGGACACGGCGCCTGGGAGAACGACCGCCTTCTCGACCGGAGCGTGACCACCGGCCCGCGCGTGGTGGTGGTCAAGGTTCAACACCTTGGCCGGCCGTCGGTCGCGCGGGTGGTGGGCCGCCTGGAGAGCTCGGGTTATGTGGTCGAGCGCATGGAATCCACCTCGCTCAAACTCTGCCTGCTGGCGATGGGGAGCCGGCACGCCCTGGTCAAATGGCTGGCAGAGGAGAATCGGGTGGTCCAGGACTGGGGCACCACGGCGGGGCTCGTGGTGTGCGCGGAGGCCGGTCTTGCTCCTCTCGACCTGGACGGCGCCCCATGGTCCGGTCGCGGTGGCGGCATGATGGTCTGCGATGTGCCGTGCCTGCGGGATCTGGACCTCGTCAGCCGCCATTCGTGA
- a CDS encoding isocitrate/isopropylmalate family dehydrogenase, whose product MTEPLEIARIEGDGVGPELVAAGTRVIESLGLPVTWVDLPAGHSAYEEFGTTAPPHTLAELRRIGVAIKGPFRTPNGGTVRSANHYIRHHLGLYAAVRPIAAAPGRPPILLVREQLEDLYGAIEWMATPDVAQAVKVASRSGCERITRYAFELARSEKREHVLLVHKANNLKLTEGLFLDVAAEVAKRYPDLGFSDMLADSAASTLVLRPESMDVVLTSHTIGDILSNVGAAVAGSLGLVGSLNSGESAHVAEAAHGDAAELAGQDRVNPVAFIEGVALLLRAVGRREEFAVLSDALADLRTRGPRTLDLGGRASTSQVVDELCGFVSARREAAA is encoded by the coding sequence ATGACCGAGCCGCTGGAGATCGCCCGTATCGAGGGAGACGGGGTGGGGCCGGAGCTGGTCGCGGCCGGAACCCGCGTGATCGAGAGTCTCGGGCTGCCCGTGACCTGGGTAGATCTGCCCGCCGGCCACTCAGCGTACGAGGAGTTCGGCACCACCGCTCCACCACACACTCTCGCGGAGCTACGCCGCATCGGCGTGGCCATCAAGGGCCCGTTCCGTACGCCCAACGGCGGCACCGTGCGCAGCGCCAACCACTACATCAGGCACCATCTCGGCCTCTACGCAGCCGTACGCCCGATCGCGGCCGCACCCGGCCGCCCGCCGATCCTCCTGGTGCGCGAACAGCTCGAAGATCTGTACGGCGCCATCGAATGGATGGCGACGCCGGACGTCGCACAGGCGGTGAAAGTGGCCAGCCGGAGCGGCTGTGAACGCATCACCCGTTACGCGTTCGAACTGGCCAGGTCGGAGAAGCGCGAGCACGTGCTGCTCGTCCACAAGGCCAACAATCTCAAACTGACCGAGGGGCTCTTCCTCGACGTCGCCGCGGAGGTCGCCAAGCGGTACCCGGACCTCGGTTTCTCGGACATGCTCGCCGATTCCGCCGCCTCGACGCTCGTCCTGCGGCCGGAGTCGATGGACGTCGTACTGACCTCCCACACCATCGGCGACATCCTCAGCAACGTCGGCGCCGCCGTCGCCGGCAGCCTGGGCCTCGTCGGCAGCTTGAACAGCGGGGAGTCGGCGCACGTGGCCGAGGCCGCGCACGGCGACGCCGCCGAGTTGGCGGGCCAGGACCGGGTCAACCCGGTCGCGTTCATCGAGGGCGTCGCGCTGTTGCTGCGGGCGGTCGGCAGGCGGGAGGAGTTCGCCGTCCTGTCCGACGCACTCGCCGACCTCCGCACGCGCGGCCCGCGCACGCTGGATCTGGGCGGGCGGGCAAGCACCTCCCAGGTCGTCGACGAGCTCTGCGGGTTCGTCTCCGCACGCCGCGAGGCCGCGGCGTGA
- a CDS encoding LeuD/DmdB family oxidoreductase small subunit has translation MSDGTLRGHAHVFPANVNTDDIIAGKYKHRTIDLDELLPHVMENIRPGFVDQVKPGDFVIAGHNFGCGSSREQAPALLRHLGLSAVVAPSFARIFFRNAINIGLRLIEGPTDGIEAGDALEFDPGRSVLRATNKDWSMSTPNLPPELQQLIEAGGLLAHVKAGGFR, from the coding sequence ATGAGCGATGGCACGCTGCGGGGACACGCGCACGTCTTTCCCGCAAACGTGAACACCGACGACATCATCGCCGGCAAGTACAAACACCGCACCATCGACCTCGACGAACTTCTCCCGCACGTCATGGAGAACATCCGGCCGGGCTTCGTCGACCAGGTCAAGCCCGGTGACTTCGTCATCGCCGGACACAACTTCGGCTGTGGGTCATCGCGAGAACAGGCGCCCGCGCTGCTGCGTCACCTCGGGCTGTCCGCCGTGGTGGCGCCGTCCTTCGCCCGGATCTTCTTCCGCAACGCCATCAACATCGGGCTGCGGTTGATCGAGGGACCCACGGACGGCATCGAAGCGGGCGACGCCCTCGAATTCGACCCCGGTCGCTCCGTGCTCCGCGCGACGAACAAGGACTGGTCGATGAGCACGCCGAACCTGCCTCCTGAGCTTCAGCAGCTCATCGAAGCCGGAGGACTGCTCGCCCACGTGAAGGCGGGCGGGTTCAGATGA